A region of Salvelinus alpinus chromosome 6, SLU_Salpinus.1, whole genome shotgun sequence DNA encodes the following proteins:
- the LOC139578669 gene encoding putative nuclease HARBI1: MKAQNCVFLSALTMACPFVRDVVDEEALVLRRAFRRERVFRDRLDPLAFPDDHLYERYRFSADGIRYLCRLLGPRIKHRTARSHALSVEQMVCVALRFFASGAFLYSVGDAEQLNKATICRTIRSVCLAIKALADVFISFPGHRRLCDIKEEFYRIAGFPNVIGAVDCTHIRIKAPSGAHEADFVNRKSFHSINVQMVCNADCVISNVVAKWPGSVHDSRIFRASEIYQCLSQGEFSGVLLGDRGYGCQPFLLTPFTDPQEAQQAYNHAHARTRARVEMTFGLLKARFHCLHKLRVSPVRACDITVACAVLHNVACLRKERAPRVPPAMDWDNPAIFPDDDSGRLLRDQYVLNYFS, translated from the exons atgaaggcccaaaattgtgtgttcctttctgctctgacaatggcatgcccattcgtgcgagatgtggtggatgaagaagcacttgtgctgaggagagccttcaggcgagaaagggtcttcagggaccggttggacccactggccttccctgatgaccatctatatgaaagatacaggttttctgcagatggcatcaggtatctatgcagactactgggtcccaggattaagcaccgcactgcacggagccatgcactgagtgtggagcaaatggtttgtgtggccttgcgcttttttgctagtggagccttcctgtactcagtgggggatgcagaacagctgaacaaggccacaatttgccgcacaataaggagtgtgtgtctggctatcaaagcattagcagatgtcttcatctccttccctggccacagaagactctgtgacatcaaagaggagttctataggattgcag gtttccccaatgtcattggtgcagtggactgcacacacataaggataaaagccccctcaggtgcccatgaggccgattttgtgaataggaaatcctttcacagcattaatgttcag atggtctgcaatgctgactgtgtgatcagcaatgttgtggcaaaatggcctggctcagtccatgactccagaatctttcgggcctctgaaatctatcagtgcctatcacaag gtgaattctctggtgtgttgctgggagacagggggtatggctgccagccttttctcctgacacctttcacagacccccaggaagcacagcaggcctacaaccatgcccatgccaggaccagggccagagttgaaatgacctttggcctcctgaaggcacgctttcactgccttcacaaattaagggtcagccctgttagggcatgtgatattactgtggcttgtgctgtcctccacaatgtggcctgcctgaggaaggagagggcccccagagtgccaccagccatggactgggacaatccggcaatcttccctgatgacgacagtggtcggctgctgagggaccaatatgtgttgaattattttagttag